ACAGGTGGCTGCGGCGATCGTCTCGGTCTGGCGGCTGCATGACCTGGGGCGCTCGGGGGCATGGGCGCTGCTCTGGCTGGTGCCATACGGCGGCGTGGTCACGACGGTGTACCTGTTGATTGCTCCCGGCAATGCCATGCCCAACCGCTTCGGTCCCGCGCCCGCACTGCCAGGAAAGCTCGACAAGGGGCTCGCGGCCATTGTCATGGTGAGCATGGTCGCCATCGCCGGGGCGAGCTGGTGGTGGGGACCAGTCACGGTCCTCGGCCCCGTCATCGACGGCTTCCTGGCGCTCGATCGCTGACCCGGGCCAGCCTTGCCGAAGCGGCGCGACAGTCGTCCGGCACGGCCCGGCGCTTTCGGCTAGGATGATATATCCCGACCATTGCACTGGAGGTAAGATTGACCGATTTTCCCGCCGCACCGGCCGGCGCCGTGCAAGTGCCGCGGCCGTTCGACCTGCATGGCCGCATCGGCCGCGTGCGTTATCTGGCCTACAGCTTCGGCGCCATGATCGTGCTGCTGCTGGCCGCGATCGTTCTGGGAGCGCTGCTGGGTGCCATCGGCGCGGGGCCGGCCGTCGCCGCCGGGCTGATGCAGGTACTGGTCGGCACGCTGATGGCGGCGGCCAATCTCGTCATCGCCCGCCGCCGCCTGCACGATATGGGCAAATCCGGCTGGTGGGGCGTGCTGCTGCTGGTGCCGCTCTTGAATATCGTGGTCACCTTATGGCTGGCCCTGGGCAAGGGCGACGAAGGGCCGAATGCCTTCGGCCCGCCGCCTTCACCCAACAGCCGCGCCGTCATCGCGCTGGCTTGCATCGGCCCGGCGCTGTTCGTCGGCATGGTGGTGTACTCGGCCGTGGATGCGTACAAGACGTTCGGCGAACGCACGCGCTCTGCCAACAGCCGCGTGTTCTGATCGGGAAACGCTCTCTCGAAAATCAATTCGGGGACAGCCTCCAAATTGGGGGTAGCTCCAAATTGGGGGCAGCTCCAATTGGGGACAGCCTCCGATAGCGTGATAGCGCCTGCGTGAATTGGAGGCTGTCCCCAATTCCGGAATTGGAGGCTGTCCCCGATTCCCAATTCCCGGAAAACGGTGACTGTCACCGTTTTCTGCCGTTCAGGCCGCTGCGGCGGCACAGAAGGTATCGCCTTCCAGCGTGACGCGGTTGCGTCCCTCGCGCTCGCTGCGGTTACAGAATCAAATTGGGGACAGCCTCCGATAGCGTGATAGCGCCTGCGTGAATTGGAGGCTGTCCCCAATTCCGGAATTGGAGGCTGTCCCCAATTCCCAATTCCGGAATTGGAGGCTGTCCCCGATTCCCAATTCCCGGAAAACGGTGACTGTCACCGTTTTCTGCCGTTCAGGCCGCTGCGGCCGTGCAGAAGGTGTCGCCGTCCAGGGTGACGCGGTTGCGTCCCTCGCGCTTGCTGCGGTACAGCGCCAGGTCGGCGCGGCGCAGCGCGTCTTCCCAGCCGGTGTCGCCCGGCGCGCAGCTGGCCAGGCCGATACTGACCGTCATGGCGACCGCCTTGTCCTCGGCGTACAGCGGCGTGCGCGCAATGGAATCGCGCACGCGCTCGGCGATACGGAGCAAGGTGTCGTCGCCGCTGCCGGTCAGCAGGATCGCAAACTCCTCGCCACCCAGCCGGAACAAGCCGTCGTAGCCGCGCAGCGCTTGCGCCGCCAAGGCCGTCACGTGGCAGATAGCGCTATCTCCGACGGCGTGGCCGTGGCGGTCGTTGATCGATTTGAAGTGGTCGATGTCGAACGCCAGGAACGACAGGCGCCCGCCGGAGCGCCGCGCCCGCAGGCACTCGCGCTCGGCCACATCGTGCAGCGCGCGCCGGTTCAGCCAGCCCGTCAGGTTGTCCGTCAGCGAAGCCTTGCGCAGCGCCAGTTCCTGGTGCCGGATGACGATCAGCGCACAGCTCATGCCCGCCACCATCAGGAACACGAAGACCGACAGCGAACCGAGCGTCTGCAGCGACTGGCTGCCCATGAAGGTCAGGGTGGTGCCGCGGTGGACGGCGATATAGCCGGTGCGCACCACCATCTGCATCATGAACAGCAGCTCCAGCACCATCAGCGGCACGTGCCATGCATGCCAGACGACGGCCCCGTTGATCGCCACGATCGCGGGCGCGAACAGCAGCAGGCGGTTGGCGACGGACGCCTGCGCGAACCCGGTGCGGTGCACCAGCACGGCGGCCAGCACCAGGGCCAGCAACAGCACATAGCGCGGATTCAGGCCGAGGTGACGGCGCAAGCCGGCCAGCACCCCGAAATGGCCGGCGACGTACAGCGCGTTGCCGATCGCCGCGATGCTGACGTCGTACACCTGCGTGACGCTGGCCGCGAACGCGACGGCGTTCGACGCAAAGAACAGCAGCCCCGCCAGCGACCAGTCCACCAGGCCGGCCGCGCGCGAGCCGGCCCGATACAGCAGGAACATGGTCGCCGCCATGATGCCGGCAGCCAGCCCGGAGGCGACGATCAGCGTGAAGGCGTCCATGGTTCCCTTGTGTAAATTCTTGCATTGAAAGTACACAAGTATACGTGTGGAAAGTAATGCCAATGCTCACACATTGTCACTTTTGGTAACGGCACCACAGCGAAAGGGAGAAAAGACTGCCTGCGGCAGGGAAGCGGGAACGCGACGGCCGGCGGCCGCCGCGCGAGGAGGAGGCCGACCGGCCTCCTGGGATTACTTGCGTTGTGCGGCGGTCTGCTCGCGCACGGTACGGAATTCCGCGTCCTTCGCCCAGTTCGGCCAGCTGGTCCCGTCCGCCAGGTCGCGGCCCAGGCCATACAACAGGCCGAGGTCGCGCGCCATGCCGGTAAACGGCCACTGCGCGCTCCATTCGTCCGACGGCTGGTGATAGTGGTCGGTCACGTAGGTTTCCTCATGCTTCGTGCCGGCCGCCTTGCCGCCGTCGACCAGGTCCTCGCCGGAGCCGAACGAGATGGCGGGCACGCCGCGCTTGGCGAACGGGAAGTGGTCGGAACGGAAGAAGTGACCCGCTTCCGGTTTCGGATCGGGCGCGTAGGTCATGCCGTACCCCTTCGCCTTGGCCACCAGCTGGTCCAGCAGGTCCAGCTTGGCGCTGCCGGAAATGGTGAAGTCGCGCGCCGGGCCGTACGGGCTCAGGGCGTCCATATTGATGACGCCAACCGTCTTCTCCAGCGGGTACAGCGGATTGGCCGCGTAGTACTCCGAACCGAGCAGGCCCTTTTCCTCTGCCGTCACGGCCAGGAACGCCACGCTGCGCTGCGGCGCCGGGGCCTTCGCGTAGGCGCGCGCCAGCTCCAACAGGGCGGCCATGCCGGTCGCGTTGTCGACGGCGCCGTTGTAGATCTTGTCGCCTTTCGCATCGGGCAGCCCCACGCCCAGATGGTCCCAGTGGCCGCTGTAGATCACGGTTTCGTCAGGGCGCTTGCTGCCTTCGATGCGGGCGGCCACGTTCTTCGACTT
This is a stretch of genomic DNA from Pseudoduganella chitinolytica. It encodes these proteins:
- a CDS encoding DUF805 domain-containing protein translates to MQADPVLTPKPRLPRVVARVGRLRYLNLLAATVVSAFVVLLLLCLLLRSHRGGIHLFIVWLGVGLVIWQQVAAAIVSVWRLHDLGRSGAWALLWLVPYGGVVTTVYLLIAPGNAMPNRFGPAPALPGKLDKGLAAIVMVSMVAIAGASWWWGPVTVLGPVIDGFLALDR
- a CDS encoding DUF805 domain-containing protein; protein product: MTDFPAAPAGAVQVPRPFDLHGRIGRVRYLAYSFGAMIVLLLAAIVLGALLGAIGAGPAVAAGLMQVLVGTLMAAANLVIARRRLHDMGKSGWWGVLLLVPLLNIVVTLWLALGKGDEGPNAFGPPPSPNSRAVIALACIGPALFVGMVVYSAVDAYKTFGERTRSANSRVF
- a CDS encoding GGDEF domain-containing protein is translated as MDAFTLIVASGLAAGIMAATMFLLYRAGSRAAGLVDWSLAGLLFFASNAVAFAASVTQVYDVSIAAIGNALYVAGHFGVLAGLRRHLGLNPRYVLLLALVLAAVLVHRTGFAQASVANRLLLFAPAIVAINGAVVWHAWHVPLMVLELLFMMQMVVRTGYIAVHRGTTLTFMGSQSLQTLGSLSVFVFLMVAGMSCALIVIRHQELALRKASLTDNLTGWLNRRALHDVAERECLRARRSGGRLSFLAFDIDHFKSINDRHGHAVGDSAICHVTALAAQALRGYDGLFRLGGEEFAILLTGSGDDTLLRIAERVRDSIARTPLYAEDKAVAMTVSIGLASCAPGDTGWEDALRRADLALYRSKREGRNRVTLDGDTFCTAAAA